The Stenotrophomonas maltophilia genome includes a region encoding these proteins:
- a CDS encoding regulatory protein GemA, with translation MTRARKAGDGRNRVLAAIHAGAKKLGLSEDVYRDLVERVSKEHGPAQRSAGKCDRRQLDAIANELRRLGGIPAKAAYAAKRWAGRPKGDLSPQLSKIEALLADSGREWEYAHSVARHMFKVGRLEWCNPDQLSKVIAALQIDANRRARREAPSA, from the coding sequence ATGACGCGCGCTCGCAAGGCCGGCGACGGCCGTAACCGGGTGCTGGCCGCGATCCACGCCGGCGCCAAGAAACTCGGCCTCTCCGAGGACGTCTACCGTGACCTGGTTGAGCGCGTCTCCAAGGAGCACGGACCCGCCCAGCGAAGCGCCGGCAAGTGCGATCGCCGGCAGCTCGATGCGATCGCCAACGAACTGCGCCGCCTGGGTGGCATCCCCGCCAAGGCAGCGTATGCGGCCAAGCGCTGGGCCGGCCGGCCCAAGGGCGACCTGTCCCCGCAGCTGTCCAAGATCGAAGCCCTGCTGGCTGATTCTGGGCGTGAGTGGGAATATGCCCATTCGGTGGCCCGCCACATGTTCAAGGTAGGACGCCTGGAATGGTGCAACCCGGATCAGTTGTCCAAAGTGATTGCCGCTCTTCAGATCGATGCCAATCGCCGCGCCCGGCGGGAGGCCCCTTCGGCATGA
- a CDS encoding Mor transcription activator family protein, with protein MKSMEARRNELLANAASAAATAARALGLGDDFAEQIGAAVADTLAEDWGGQTIYFPQDASFKLSPREREILDAHRNGATVPGLAKRYRMSEQGIRKLLARANFRDRNLNQMSLFRTAP; from the coding sequence ATGAAGTCGATGGAGGCCCGCCGCAACGAGCTCTTGGCCAATGCCGCTTCGGCGGCGGCTACGGCTGCGCGTGCGCTCGGCCTCGGCGACGACTTCGCAGAGCAGATCGGCGCGGCGGTGGCGGACACCTTGGCCGAAGACTGGGGCGGCCAGACCATCTACTTTCCCCAGGACGCCTCATTCAAGCTCAGCCCACGCGAGCGTGAGATACTGGACGCCCACCGCAATGGGGCTACAGTTCCGGGCTTGGCGAAGCGATACAGAATGTCTGAGCAAGGGATCCGCAAGCTGCTCGCCAGGGCGAACTTCCGGGATCGTAACCTCAATCAGATGAGTCTGTTCCGCACAGCGCCCTGA
- a CDS encoding DUF6165 family protein produces MSAEILVPVSFGELLDKISILQIKSERISDEGKLANVRRELSALEQTWMAHPAAVKDIAKLRAELKAVNEQLWDIEDDIRLKEKAQAFDQGFVDLARSVYLRNDERARIKKAINLALGSAYVEEKSYQDYAQRA; encoded by the coding sequence ATGAGCGCTGAAATCCTTGTCCCCGTGTCCTTCGGCGAGCTGCTGGACAAGATCTCGATCCTGCAGATCAAGTCCGAGCGCATCAGCGACGAGGGCAAGCTGGCCAACGTGCGCAGGGAGCTGTCGGCGCTGGAGCAGACCTGGATGGCGCACCCGGCGGCGGTGAAGGACATCGCCAAGCTGCGTGCCGAGCTGAAGGCGGTCAACGAGCAGCTGTGGGACATCGAGGACGACATCCGCCTGAAGGAAAAGGCGCAGGCGTTCGACCAGGGCTTCGTCGACCTGGCGCGCAGCGTCTACCTGCGCAACGACGAGCGTGCGCGCATCAAGAAGGCGATCAACCTGGCGCTGGGCTCGGCGTACGTGGAAGAGAAGTCCTACCAGGATTACGCGCAGCGCGCGTAA
- a CDS encoding glycosyltransferase family 9 protein, whose protein sequence is MASASSSLCLLRLSALGDVTHVVPLVRTLQAARPDTPIHWIIDKVGHKLLDGLPGVTFHAYDKKSGMAGVKELRKQLPPGRFEALLQMQVAFRANLLSAFIPAERRIGYDRSRSKDLHGLFINERIPDRPGVHVLDAIGSFCEPLGLRQTEVSWDLAVPQSAYDWAAAQWQDDGRPVLMISPCSSHVRRNWYADRYAAVANHAAQRGWQVVLCGGRSELERSMADAIQAQLLTPALDLVGKDTLKQLPALLARANLVMTPDSGPMHIANAMGAKVLGLHAASNPNRSGPYSDRRYCVDRYDDAARKYLAKQAADLKWGTKIEFDDVMELITVEDGIAAFERYVADHLG, encoded by the coding sequence ATGGCATCAGCGTCCTCCTCCTTGTGCCTCCTGCGCCTGTCCGCACTCGGCGATGTCACCCACGTGGTGCCCCTGGTGCGCACCCTGCAGGCTGCGCGTCCGGACACGCCGATCCACTGGATCATCGACAAGGTCGGCCACAAACTGCTCGATGGCCTGCCCGGCGTCACTTTCCACGCCTACGACAAGAAGAGCGGCATGGCAGGGGTCAAGGAGCTGCGCAAACAGCTGCCACCGGGGCGTTTTGAAGCGCTGCTGCAGATGCAGGTGGCGTTCCGCGCCAACCTGCTGTCGGCGTTCATTCCCGCCGAGCGCCGCATCGGCTACGACCGCAGCCGTTCCAAGGACCTGCACGGGCTCTTCATCAACGAGCGCATTCCAGACCGCCCCGGCGTCCATGTGCTGGATGCCATCGGCAGCTTCTGCGAGCCGCTGGGCCTGCGCCAGACCGAGGTCAGCTGGGACCTGGCCGTGCCCCAGTCCGCATATGACTGGGCCGCTGCGCAATGGCAGGACGATGGGCGCCCGGTGCTGATGATCTCGCCCTGTTCCAGCCACGTGCGCCGCAACTGGTATGCAGACCGCTATGCAGCCGTGGCCAACCACGCCGCGCAGCGTGGTTGGCAGGTGGTGCTGTGCGGTGGCCGCAGCGAACTGGAGCGCAGCATGGCCGATGCCATCCAGGCACAACTGCTCACGCCGGCGCTGGACCTGGTCGGGAAGGACACCTTGAAGCAGCTGCCTGCCCTGCTTGCCCGCGCCAACCTGGTGATGACTCCGGACTCGGGCCCGATGCACATCGCCAACGCGATGGGCGCCAAGGTGCTGGGCCTGCATGCGGCCAGCAACCCGAACCGCAGCGGACCGTACTCGGACCGCCGCTACTGCGTGGACCGCTACGACGACGCCGCACGCAAGTACCTGGCCAAGCAGGCTGCCGATCTGAAATGGGGCACCAAGATCGAGTTCGACGATGTGATGGAACTGATCACTGTCGAAGACGGCATCGCGGCTTTCGAGCGTTACGTGGCCGATCATCTGGGGTGA
- a CDS encoding 3-deoxy-D-manno-octulosonic acid kinase, producing MVAFDANEALTPCREGRGIGAILFDRERLRQAEVGLFSPQHWGSKARPVGDGGRGSAWFIDAPFGASVLRHYLRGGLAAKISHDQYLWRGSDRTRSFAEFRLMRALREKKLPVPRPIAAYYMREGLRYRAAILMERIEGVRSLADRALVAGRGAPWEETGRLIARFHRAGLDHADLNAHNILFDGNGHGWLIDFDRGVIRIPATAWRERNLKRLLRSLIKLRGERSVEDVQKDYARLRRAYDMAWNRGT from the coding sequence ATGGTCGCATTCGACGCCAATGAAGCGCTGACGCCATGCCGCGAGGGTCGCGGCATCGGGGCCATTCTGTTCGACCGCGAGCGGCTGCGGCAAGCCGAGGTTGGCCTGTTCTCGCCCCAGCACTGGGGCAGCAAGGCCCGGCCGGTCGGCGACGGCGGCCGCGGCAGCGCCTGGTTCATCGATGCGCCGTTCGGCGCCAGCGTGCTGCGCCACTACCTGCGCGGCGGCCTGGCAGCGAAGATCAGCCATGACCAGTACCTCTGGCGTGGCTCGGACCGGACCCGGAGCTTTGCCGAATTCCGCCTGATGCGCGCCCTGCGCGAGAAGAAGCTGCCGGTGCCCCGGCCGATCGCCGCGTACTACATGCGCGAAGGCCTGCGCTACCGGGCGGCAATCCTGATGGAGCGGATCGAGGGCGTGCGCTCGCTGGCCGACCGTGCGCTGGTCGCCGGACGGGGCGCGCCCTGGGAAGAGACCGGGCGGCTGATCGCCCGCTTCCACCGTGCCGGCCTGGACCATGCCGACCTCAACGCGCACAACATCCTGTTCGATGGCAACGGCCATGGCTGGCTGATCGACTTCGACCGTGGGGTGATCCGCATTCCGGCCACCGCCTGGCGCGAACGCAACCTCAAGCGCCTGCTGCGCTCGCTGATCAAGCTGCGCGGCGAGCGCAGCGTGGAGGACGTGCAGAAGGACTACGCGCGGCTGAGGCGCGCCTATGACATGGCCTGGAACCGGGGCACCTGA
- a CDS encoding MBL fold metallo-hydrolase, with the protein MGWSLRFLGVGNASAVELGSPMSVIERDGRPWLTIDCGGEGLTAFKAHYGHMPQALFVTHVHLDHVAGFERLFVDTFFSTQRRGKVRLYVPATVVPLLHKRIGDYPNVLAEGGANFWDAFQLIVVGEAFWHEGVRLEVFPVRHHWPETAYGLRLQGALTWSGDTRPIPEMLARFANDNELIAHDCGLHGNPSHTGVDDLEREYSAELQARMMLYHYASVADGVALAARGHRVAQPGQCVPLATPTAPHVLAQDPP; encoded by the coding sequence ATGGGCTGGTCGTTGCGTTTCCTCGGCGTCGGCAACGCGTCGGCGGTCGAGCTGGGGTCGCCGATGTCGGTGATCGAGCGGGACGGGCGGCCATGGCTGACGATCGACTGCGGCGGCGAAGGCCTGACCGCGTTCAAGGCGCACTATGGGCACATGCCGCAGGCACTGTTCGTCACCCATGTGCACCTGGATCACGTGGCCGGTTTCGAGCGGCTGTTCGTCGATACCTTCTTCAGCACGCAGCGCCGCGGCAAGGTGCGCCTGTATGTGCCTGCCACCGTGGTGCCGCTGCTGCACAAGCGCATCGGTGACTACCCGAACGTGCTGGCCGAGGGCGGTGCCAACTTCTGGGATGCGTTCCAGTTGATCGTGGTGGGCGAGGCGTTCTGGCACGAGGGCGTGCGCCTGGAAGTATTCCCGGTACGCCACCACTGGCCGGAGACGGCCTACGGCCTGCGCCTGCAGGGCGCGCTGACCTGGAGTGGTGATACCCGGCCGATTCCGGAGATGCTGGCCCGCTTCGCCAATGACAACGAACTGATCGCCCACGACTGCGGCCTGCACGGCAATCCGTCGCATACCGGTGTGGACGACCTGGAGCGCGAGTACAGCGCGGAACTGCAGGCGCGGATGATGCTCTACCACTACGCCAGCGTGGCTGATGGTGTGGCGCTGGCCGCGCGCGGCCACCGCGTGGCGCAGCCGGGGCAGTGCGTGCCGCTGGCAACCCCGACTGCACCGCACGTGCTGGCGCAGGATCCGCCGTGA
- a CDS encoding nuclear transport factor 2 family protein, with amino-acid sequence MSGAGQPADAALAAELEVLERALHAPAVRADPERLDALLDEDFSEIGSSGQCYGRDAALQEIPLERAQVLIESEQYAVWLLADGLAQVRYRSRHYLDGQPQGWVLRSSLWRRHGDGWRMLFHQGTPEAR; translated from the coding sequence GTGAGCGGTGCCGGCCAGCCCGCCGACGCGGCGCTGGCCGCCGAGCTGGAGGTGCTGGAGCGCGCGCTGCATGCGCCTGCGGTGCGGGCCGATCCTGAGCGCCTTGACGCATTGCTGGACGAGGATTTCAGCGAGATCGGCAGTTCCGGGCAATGCTACGGCCGTGATGCAGCCTTGCAGGAGATCCCGTTGGAGCGCGCGCAGGTGCTGATCGAATCGGAACAGTACGCGGTGTGGTTGCTGGCCGACGGTCTGGCCCAGGTGCGTTATCGCAGCCGCCATTACCTCGACGGCCAGCCGCAAGGCTGGGTGCTGCGCAGCTCGCTGTGGCGCCGGCACGGGGATGGATGGCGCATGCTGTTCCACCAGGGCACGCCCGAGGCACGGTAG
- a CDS encoding DMT family transporter produces MAWIYLLFAGLLEIVWAVSMKQSEGFTKLTPTVVTIVGMIASFWLLAVAMRSLPLGTAYTIWTGIGAVGAFVVGIVFLGEQVSPMRIGAAVLIVSGLVLMKLSSS; encoded by the coding sequence ATGGCCTGGATCTATCTGTTGTTCGCCGGCCTGCTGGAAATCGTCTGGGCCGTGTCCATGAAGCAGTCCGAAGGCTTCACCAAGCTCACCCCCACCGTGGTCACGATCGTCGGCATGATCGCCAGCTTCTGGTTGCTGGCGGTGGCCATGCGCAGCCTGCCGCTGGGCACCGCCTATACGATCTGGACCGGCATCGGCGCGGTCGGTGCCTTCGTGGTTGGCATCGTGTTCCTCGGCGAGCAGGTCAGCCCGATGCGGATCGGTGCAGCGGTGCTGATCGTTTCCGGCCTGGTGCTGATGAAACTCTCGAGCAGCTGA